The following are from one region of the Hippocampus zosterae strain Florida chromosome 9, ASM2543408v3, whole genome shotgun sequence genome:
- the LOC127607918 gene encoding parapinopsin-like has protein sequence MHHSFFTPNSSLYMGPPHGEPPLSRTGFIALSVVMALFTGPAIVLNATVIIVSLMHKQLRQPLNYALVNMAAADLGTAMTGGVLSVVNNAQGYFSLGRTGCVMEGFAVSLFGITSLCTVALIAVERMFVICKPLGHMTFQKKHACGGIALSWLWSLTWNIPPLLGWGRYDLEGVGTSCAPDWHSRDPHHLSYILVYFAVCFALPFAIILISYTKLMWTLHQVSKLTCAEDGAVAKAELRVASMVIIMVLTFLISWMPYAGLSMLVVYNPHVVINPLVATVPVYLAKSSTVYNPIIYIYCNKQFRRYAVPFLLCGKEPWLAEEASEAATMVEMTTNKVSPA, from the exons ATGCACCACTCGTTTTTTACTCCCAATTCCTCCCTCTACATGGGCCCGCCGCACGGGGAGCCTCCGCTGTCACGCACGGGCTTCATCGCGCTCTCTGTGGTGATGGCCCTTTTCACCGGGCCGGCCATCGTTCTCAACGCTACAGTGATCATTGTGTCCCTCATGCACAAGCAGCTGAGGCAACCGCTCAACTACGCTCTGGTGAACATGGCTGCGGCAGACCTGGGCACAGCCATGACCGGGGGGGTTCTGTCTGTCGTCAACAACGCCCAGGGGTACTTCTCCCTGGGAAGAACAGGCTGCGTGATGGAGGGCTTTGCAGTGTCTTTGTTTG GCATCACATCATTGTGTACGGTCGCCTTGATCGCTGTGGAGAGGATGTTTGTCATATGCAAACCTTTGGGGCACATGACCTTCCAAAAGAAGCACGCATGTGGGGGCATCGCCTTGTCCTGGTTGTGGTCCCTAACGTGGAATATACCCCCACTTTTGGGCTGGGGCAGGTACGATCTGGAAGGCGTCGGGACGTCCTGCGCGCCGGACTGGCACAGTCGAGACCCTCACCATTTGTCCTACATCCTGGTTTATTTCGCCGTGTGCTTTGCGCTTCCTTTCGCCATCATCCTGATATCCTACACTAAATTAATGTGGACGTTGCATCAG GTATCAAAGTTGACCTGCGCGGAAGACGGTGCAGTGGCTAAAGCGGAGCTGAGAGTGGCGTCCATGGTCATCATCATGGTCCTGACCTTCTTGATAAGTTGGATGCCTTATGCTGGCCTGTCCATGCTGGTGGTGTACAACCCGCATGTGGTGATTAACCCACTGGTAGCAACGGTCCCCGTTTACTTGGCCAAGAGCAGCACAGTATACAATCCCATCATCTACATTTACTGCAACAAACAG TTCCGTAGGTATGCAGTGCCTTTCCTGCTGTGTGGTAAGGAGCCGTGGCTGGCTGAAGAGGCGTCGGAGGCGGCCACTATGGTGGAGATGACAACCAACAAAGTGTCTCCGGCCTGA